Proteins found in one Quercus robur chromosome 2, dhQueRobu3.1, whole genome shotgun sequence genomic segment:
- the LOC126713442 gene encoding uncharacterized protein LOC126713442, translating into MKCRSVACIWSATPPSHRVTATAVLDSPPTLYTGGSDGSIIWWNLSSTESNPEITPIAMLCGHAAPIADLGTCYPVVAFGNEKKDSLTNGGGNSTSGYYGALISACTDGVLCVWSRSSGHCRRRRRLPPWVGSPSMVRTLPSNARYVCIGCSFVDTVHVSGHHSTDSAEGGEGSVDRVSQQRKPPKCTVVVVDTYTLTIVQTVFHGNLSIGSLKFMAVVPPTEHREKHSVVMGDLSGRLQLVSILKDPHRDGEVGTGSHKSSSQSGMTVWADELSEGGQVLSIATRGDVIAFVLQNRCVFRLLASGTTIGEIYFEDNFICLESKSAQSHVIGGMFLESEDFGNELNNDELNELFSKKFSVWNNKGYAVVYTISFSNSIFKSELLCEIPSTSHPHDVRLSVCLIQLNCYLLRIDSLCFGVEEPLQWKPHITIWSLHSEHDDHGKLCLQCRMLGESSFFVDWIANSTPLQEIEGPAGWKNELSSKQSSGPSSTSVNNIHEDDYNYGCVHKGQIVSSSMVISENLYAPYGIVYGFFSGEIEVVRLDLFHGLTSHGNSPRCAVSSHVSRQYFLGHTGAVLCLAAHQMLGTSKGWSFNQVLVSGSMDCTVRIWDLDTGNIITVMHQHVAPVCQIILPPSRTDHPWSDCFLSVGEDSCVALASLETLRVERIFPGHPSCPAKVVWDGVRGYIACLCQNYSGTSDANDVLYIWDVKSGARERVLRGTASHSMFDHFCKGISLNSLYGTVLNGNTSVSLLNLPIIDDGSFSPSNLNNKEKLVTLSNVVPGITNIIEPNTSQANVSKGISVKPYLTTQSILQSIKPSIKCYCPFPGISTLSFDLGLLMFPCQKRESTANGNDKADSTNVKEQVTERPSPRHINLDDGSDMHGSMTDSMEELDWIRSLEECLLRFSLSFLHLWNVDCELDNLLITDMKLKRPENLIVASGLLGDKGSLTLTFPGLSSILELWKSSSEFCAMRSLTIVSLAQRMISLSHSGSTASSALAAFYTRNFAEKYPDLKPPLLQLLVSFWQDESEHVRMAARSLFHCAASRAIPLPLRSQKATDQANLNSLIGTRENEHDKLNIEETSANGLHSDQLLETQGISQVEESKILAWLESFEMQDWISCVGGTSQDAMTSHIIVAAALSIWYPSLVKPNLAMLVVHPLVKLVMAMNGKYSSTAAELLAEGMESTWKACLGSEIPRLVGDIFFQIECVSGPSANSAAQNPVIPVAIRETLVEILLPSLALADIPGFLTFIESQVWSTASDSPVHLVSLMTLIRVIRGSPRSLAQYLDKVVNFILQTMDPSNSVMRKTCFQSSMTALKEVARVFPMVALNDTWTRLAIGDVIGELNNASIRVYDVQSVMKIKVLDAIGPPGLPTLLATASETVVTTAISALSFSPDGEGLLAFSEHGLMIRWWSLGSVWWERLSRNYVPVQCTKLIFVPPWEGLSPNSSRLSIMASITGNDRQVNSQENASSVSHADRLKLLIHNLDLSYRLEWVGERKVLLTGHGHELGTFQL; encoded by the exons ATGAAGTGCCGATCCGTGGCGTGCATATGGTCAGCCACGCCTCCGTCTCACCGAGTCACCGCCACGGCGGTGCTCGACTCTCCTCCGACTCTCTACACCGGCGGATCCGATGGCTCTATCATTTGGTGGAACCTCTCCTCCACCGAGTCCAACCCG GAAATTACGCCAATAGCTATGTTGTGTGGCCATGCTGCGCCCATAGCTGATCTCGGGACTTGTTATCCTGTTGTGGCATTTGGAAATGAGAAGAAAGACTCTTTGACTAATGGTGGGGGGAACTCTACTTCTGGTTATTATGGTGCGTTAATCAGTGCGTGTACTGATGGTGTGTTGTGTGTATGGAGCAGAAGCAGTGGGCATTGCAGACGAAGGAGGAGATTGCCACCTTGGGTAGGTAGTCCATCCATGGTTCGAACATTGCCTTCGAATGCAAGATACGTATGCATTGGCTGTTCTTTTGTAGACACTGTCCATGTGTCTGGTCATCATTCCACTGACTCTGCAGAAGGAGGTGAAGGGTCAGTGGATAGAGTGTCTCAGCAGAGAAAACCACCAAAGTGTACTGTAGTAGTTGTTGATACATATACCCTTACAATTGTCCAAACTGTTTTTCATGGGAATTTATCTATTGGCTCGTTGAAGTTTATGGCTGTAGTTCCACCCACTGAGCATAGAGAAAAACATTCTGTAGTCATGGGTGATTTGTCTGGTAGATTGCAATTGGTTTCGATATTAAAGGATCCCCACCGAGATGGGGAGGTTGGGACTGGTTCACATAAAAGTTCTTCTCAGTCAGGAATGACTGTCTGGGCAGATGAATTGAGTGAGGGCGGACAGGTTTTGTCAATTGCAACTCGTGGGGATGTTATCGCTTTTGTTTTGCAAAACCGATGCGTATTTAGGCTGTTAGCCAGTGGTACTACAATTGGAGAGATTTATTTTGAGGACAATTTCATTTGTCTAGAAAGCAAGTCAGCTCAATCTCATGTCATAGGGGGAATGTTTCTTGAAAGTGAAGATTTTGGGAATGAGCTGAACAACGATGAactaaatgaattattttctaaaaaattttccGTGTGGAATAATAAAGGTTATGCAGTTGTGTACACAATATCATTTTCAAATAGCATATTCAAAAGTGAGCTACTTTGTGAGATCCCTTCCACTTCTCATCCCCATGATGTAAGATTGTCAGTTTGTTTAATTCAATTGAACTGCTATCTTCTTCGCATTGACTCACTTTGCTTTGGTGTTGAAGAACCTTTACAGTGGAAACCACACATCACAATCTGGTCACTACATTCAGAACATGATGACCACGGAAAATTGTGCTTGCAATGCAGAATGCTTGGAGAAAGTAGTTTTTTTGTTGATTGGATTGCGAACTCTACTCCACTTCAAGAAATTGAGGGCCCCGCTGGTTGGAAGAATGAGTTAAGTTCTAAGCAATCTTCTGGTCCAAGTTCAACAAGTGTTAATAATATACATGAAGATGATTATAATTATGGCTGTGTGCATAAGGGACAGATTGTATCTTCTTCCATGGTTATTTCAGAAAATCTCTATGCACCTTATGGTATTGTGTATGGCTTCTTTAGTGGGGAAATAGAGGTTGTAAGACTTGATTTGTTTCATGGACTTACTTCTCATGGTAATAGTCCACGATGTGCAGTGAGTTCACATGTATCCAGGCAATATTTTCTAGGACACACAGGTGCTGTATTGTGTTTGGCAGCGCATCAAATGTTGGGTACTAGCAAAGGATGGAGTTTCAATCAGGTTTTAGTGTCTGGTAGCATGGACTGCACGGTTCGTATATGGGATCTTGACACAGGAAATATCATTACGGTAATGCACCAACATGTGGCTCCAGTGTGCCAAATAATTCTTCCTCCATCTCGGACTGACCACCCTTGGAGTGATTGCTTCCTTTCTGTTGGGGAGGACTCATGTGTTGCTCTTGCTTCTCTTGAGACTTTGCGGGTTGAGAGAATATTTCCTGGACACCCCAGCTGTCCTGCTAAAGTTGTATGGGATGGTGTAAGAGGTTATATTGCATGCCTCTGCCAAAATTATTCAGGAACGTCTGATGCCAATGATGTTCTATATATTTGGGATGTAAAGTCTGGTGCCAGGGAGCGGGTTCTTCGTGGGACTGCTTCTCATTCAATGTTTGATCATTTCTGTAAAGGCATCAGCTTGAATTCCTTATATGGCACTGTATTGAATGGAAATACCTCAGTTTCCTTATTAAATCTTCCAATAATTGACGATGGAAGCTTTTCTCCttctaatttaaataataaagagaagttgGTTACTTTGTCAAATGTGGTGCCAGGTATTACAAATATAATTGAGCCCAATACTTCCCAAGCAAATGTTAGTAAAGGAATTTCTGTAAAACCCTATTTAACCACTCAATCAATCCTTCAAAGCATCAAGCCTTCCATCAAATGCTATTGTCCATTCCCTGGAATTTCAACTCTGAGTTTTGACCTTGGATTGTTGATGTTTCCCTGTCAGAAGCGTGAATCCACTGCTAATGGCAATGATAAGGCAGATAGTACCAATGTGAAGGAACAGGTTACTGAAAGACCAAGCCCACGCCACATTAATTTAGATGATGGTTCTGATATGCATGGAAGCATGACTGATTCTATGGAAGAACTTGACTGGATTAGATCACTTGAAGAATGTTTACTTCGATTTAGCTTGTCATTTTTACACTTGTGGAATGTAGATTGTGAGCTTGATAATTTACTTATAACTGACATGAAGCTAAAGAGGCCGGAGAATCTTATTGTAGCTTCCGGTTTGCTTGGGGACAAAGGGTCTTTGACGTTGACATTTCCTGGTTTGAGTTCTATCCTTGAG CTTTGGAAATCTTCATCCGAATTTTGTGCAATGAGATCACTGACAATAGTGTCCCTTGCCCAACGCATGATTAGCTTGTCTCACTCTGGCTCCACTGCTAGTAG TGCTTTAGCAGCATTCTATACTAggaattttgcagaaaaatatCCAGATTTGAAGCCACCCTTACTCCAG CTTTTGGTGAGTTTCTGGCAAGATGAAAGTGAACACGTACGTATGGCTGCTCGTTCTTTATTCCACTGTGCTGCTTCACGGGCAATTCCACTTCCTCTACGGAGTCAAAAAGCAACTGATCAAGCAAATTTGAACTCTCTAATTGGAACCAGAGAAAATGAACATGACAAATTAAACATAGAAGAAACATCTGCTAACGGATTGCATTCTGACCAGCTGCTGGAAACACAAGGGATATCTCAGGTTGAGGAATCTAAGATACTTGCTTGGCTAGAATCATTTGAAATGCAAGACTGGATTTCATGTGTAGGAGGAACGAGCCAAGATGCAATGACTTCTCATATTATTGTTGCAGCAGCATTGTCTATTTGGTATCCCAGCCTTGTCAAGCCAAATCTTGCCATGCTGGTTGTTCATCCATTAGTGAAATTGGTTATGGCAATGAATGGGAAATATAGTTCTACTGCAGCAGAGCTCCTTGCAGAAGGCATGGAAAGTACATGGAAAGCTTGCCTTGGTTCTGAAATACCTCGTTTGGTTGGAGATATATTCTTCCAAATAGAGTGTGTTAGTGGCCCATCAGCGAACTCAGCTGCACAGAATCCAGTTATACCAGTTGCCATTCGGGAAACTTTGGTTGAGATTCTTCTTCCAAGTTTAGCACTGGCTGATATACcaggatttttaacttttatagaGAGCCAAGTCTGGTCTACAGCATCCGATTCACCTGTTCATTTGGTATCCCTTATGACACTCATCAGGGTTATCCGTGGTTCTCCAAGAAGCTTGGCTCAGTACCTTGATAAG GTGGTTAACTTCATTTTACAAACTATGGACCCTAGCAATTCTGTCATGCGTAAAACTTGCTTTCAAAGTTCAATGACAGCCTTAAAGGAAGTTGCACGTGTATTCCCGATGGTAGCCTTGAATGACACATGGACCAGATTGGCTATTGGGGATGTGATTGGAGAGCTCAACAATGCTAGCATTCGGGTATATGATGTGCAAAG TGTGATGAAAAtcaaagttttggatgcaattGGACCTCCTGGACTTCCAACTTTGCTTGCAACAGCATCAGAAACGGTGGTAACTACTGCAATTTCAGCTTTGAGCTTTTCGCCAGATGGAGAG GGGCTGCTTGCTTTTTCCGAGCATGGGTTGATGATCAGATGGTGGTCATTGGGATCTGTATGGTGGGAAAGATTGAGCCGGAATTATGTTCCTGTGCAATGCACCAAACTGATCTTTGTTCCTCCATGGGAGGGACTCTCACCTAATTCTTCGAGGTTGAGTATCATGGCAAGCATAACGGGAAACGACAGACAGGTCAATTCACAG GAGAATGCTAGCAGTGTGAGTCATGCTGACCGCTTGAAACTGTTGATTCATAATCTTGATCTGTCTTATCGGCTAGAATGGGTTGGTGAACGGAAAGTACTTCTTACAGGGCATGGCCATGAGTTGGGCACTTTCCAGTTATAA
- the LOC126713446 gene encoding alpha-(1,4)-fucosyltransferase encodes MPLKSLNVFTIFSMLGFTFLILFISGFLDFPAVSNSIIQPINQQPTSSGPESGPDPFTNLISAFRKWDSQVGCARFKEKQIGFVSVQSNGSSSLQKVGGESELECRELKMKHVSVLVKGWTWIPDNLDNLYSCRCGLSCLWTKSSVLADKPDALFFETTTPPLQRRIGDPLRVYMDLEAGRKRSGVDDIFISYHAKDDVQATYAGALFHNGRNYHVSFSKNNDTLVYWSSSRCLPQRNRLAKQLLSLLPHHSFGKCLNNVGGLDMALSLYPECANDASVTPKWWDHLHCAMSHYKFVLAIENTATESYVTEKLFYALDAGAVPIYFGAPNVWDLVPPHSIIDGSKFNSLEELASYIKSLANDPVAYAEYHAWRRCGVLGNYGKTRAVSLDTLPCRLCEAVSRKGGRNAKAS; translated from the exons ATGCCATTGAAGTCCCTCAACGTCTTCACCATCTTCTCCATGTTAGGCTTCACTTTCTTGATCCTCTTCATCTCGGGCTTCCTCGACTTCCCAGCCGTATCAAACTCCATAATTCAACCCATCAACCAACAACCCACTTCGTCTGGGCCCGAATCCGGACCCGACCCATTTACCAATTTGATCAGCGCCTTCAGGAAGTGGGATTCTCAAGTGGGTTGTGCCCGGTTCAAGGAGAAGCAAATTGGGTTTGTCTCGGTTCAGTCAAATGGGTCTTCTTCTTTGCAAAAGGTTGGTGGTGAGTCTGAACTTGAATGCCGTGAGCTGAAAATGAAGCATGTGAGTGTTTTGGTGAAAGGTTGGACTTGGATCCCTGATAATTTGGACAATTTGTATTCGTGTCGATGTGGATTAAGCTGTTTGTGGACTAAATCTTCTGTTCTTGCTGACAAGCCTGATGCCTTGTTCTTCGAGACCACTACTCCTCCGCTTCAG AGACGCATTGGAGATCCGCTTCGTGTATACATGGACCTTGAGGCTGGCCGGAAGCGGTCAGGGGTAGATGATATATTTATTAGTTATCATGCCAAAGATGATGTTCAGGCAACCTATGCTGGTGCACTCTTTCATAATGGTCGAAATTATCATGTGTCTTTTTCTAAGAACAAT GATACACTTGTATATTGGTCTTCATCACGTTGTCTTCCTCAAAGAAATCGGCTTGCCAAGCAGCTTCTCAGCTTGCTACCTCATCATTCATTTGGCAAGTGTTTGAACAATGTTGGTGGCCTAGACATGGCCCTATCTCTCTATCCTGAGTGTGCCAATGATGCCAGTGTCACACCAAAATGGTGGGACCATTTACATTGTGCAATGTCTCACTACAAGTTTGTTCTGGCCATTGAAAACACTGCAACAGAGAGTTATGTGACAGAGAAGCTATTTTATGCTCTAGACGCAGGTGCAGTACCTATCTATTTTGGTGCCCCAAATGTCTGGGACTTGGTCCCCCCACATTCAATTATAGATGGGTCTAAATTCAACTCCTTGGAGGAATTGGCTTCTTACATTAAGTCTCTTGCTAATGACCCAGTAGCCTATGCAGAGTACCATGCTTGGAGAAGATGTGGTGTACTGGGTAACTATGGAAAGACCCGTGCAGTGAGCCTTGACACATTGCCATGCCGGTTGTGTGAGGCTGTTAGCAGAAAAGGTGGGAGAAATGCTAAAGCCTCTTGA